Proteins encoded within one genomic window of Desulfovibrio sp. X2:
- a CDS encoding winged helix DNA-binding protein, translated as MVQRAQTLWRIYYDILDHPGAGAAEICGRLGLTASEAASALAFLCEGRWIDADDGTAVYRATRREN; from the coding sequence ATGGTGCAGCGCGCGCAGACCCTGTGGCGGATCTACTACGACATCCTGGACCACCCCGGCGCGGGAGCCGCGGAGATATGCGGCCGACTGGGCCTCACCGCGTCCGAGGCTGCCTCGGCCCTGGCGTTCCTGTGCGAAGGCAGGTGGATAGACGCGGACGACGGCACGGCGGTTTACCGCGCCACGCGCCGCGAGAATTAA
- a CDS encoding Smr/MutS family protein, with protein MNTPFDKLKKLKIAPKEEARAKAAKPVAKPAPKPAAADEDSVFAQAMGGVKPLSGSGRTVAPDAPPPKAPAAPQDDDTVATLDKLLSGELDFELEYTDEFMHGQVRGLDGKIFRRLKAGQYAVEAHLDMHGMTQEQAYDALLFFLREAYFSGKRVVLLIPGRGKGSPHGLGLLKREIQFWLTREPLRRAVLAYCTALPRHGGAGALYVMLRKFRKETGKVAFERTGFWADGIG; from the coding sequence ATGAACACACCTTTCGACAAGCTCAAGAAGCTGAAGATAGCCCCGAAGGAAGAGGCGCGGGCAAAGGCCGCGAAGCCTGTGGCAAAGCCTGCCCCCAAGCCTGCCGCGGCGGACGAGGACTCGGTCTTCGCCCAGGCCATGGGCGGGGTGAAGCCCCTTTCCGGCAGCGGACGCACCGTGGCCCCGGACGCCCCGCCGCCCAAGGCCCCGGCCGCGCCCCAGGACGACGACACGGTGGCCACCCTGGACAAGCTGCTCTCGGGCGAGCTCGATTTCGAGCTGGAATACACGGACGAGTTCATGCACGGCCAGGTGCGCGGCCTGGACGGGAAGATATTCCGCCGCCTCAAGGCCGGACAGTACGCCGTGGAGGCCCACCTGGACATGCACGGCATGACCCAGGAGCAGGCCTACGACGCCCTGCTCTTCTTCCTGCGCGAGGCCTACTTCTCGGGCAAGCGCGTGGTCCTGCTCATCCCCGGCCGGGGCAAGGGCTCGCCTCACGGCCTGGGGCTCCTCAAGCGCGAGATCCAGTTCTGGCTCACACGCGAGCCGCTGCGCCGCGCGGTGCTGGCCTACTGCACCGCCCTGCCGCGCCACGGCGGCGCGGGCGCGCTCTACGTCATGCTGCGCAAGTTCCGCAAGGAGACGGGCAAGGTGGCCTTCGAGCGCACCGGATTCTGGGCCGACGGCATCGGCTGA
- a CDS encoding helix-turn-helix transcriptional regulator: MDLVLDLTKVDREKALRTWLTYHGICEKKLAEEVGVSPSAITRIIKGERASRNLVERLVAAGIPRSLLPTPGPGPGRPART, translated from the coding sequence ATGGATCTCGTACTCGACCTGACCAAGGTGGACAGGGAGAAGGCCTTGCGCACGTGGCTCACCTACCACGGCATCTGCGAGAAGAAGCTCGCCGAGGAGGTGGGCGTGTCCCCCTCGGCCATCACCCGGATCATCAAGGGAGAGCGGGCGTCCCGCAATCTCGTGGAGCGTCTCGTGGCGGCCGGGATTCCCCGCTCGCTCCTGCCCACGCCGGGTCCGGGGCCGGGTCGCCCGGCCAGGACGTAG
- a CDS encoding FadR/GntR family transcriptional regulator, producing the protein MSRFKQTLATLQEMIDSGQLSVGDKLPPERTLAERLGVSRNSVREAIRALAEQGVLESRQGDGTYVREQDEAMLRASFEQAFAAQAKRLEDVLQFRRMVEPDMAALAAANATEREIEEMKILVFDQQRRQLAGADDTDLDEAFHMLLARASGNEVLAAAMAALADMVAESRSEHLQSPRRRHDSLESHLRIIDAVEKRDATACKRLMEEHLERIEADVLGAAPDAVQ; encoded by the coding sequence GTGTCCCGATTCAAGCAGACCCTCGCCACCCTGCAGGAGATGATCGACTCCGGGCAGCTCAGCGTCGGCGACAAGCTGCCGCCGGAGCGCACCCTGGCCGAGCGCCTCGGCGTCTCGCGCAACAGCGTGCGCGAAGCCATCCGCGCCCTGGCCGAGCAGGGGGTGCTCGAAAGCCGCCAGGGCGACGGCACCTACGTGCGCGAACAGGACGAGGCCATGCTCCGCGCCTCCTTCGAGCAGGCCTTCGCGGCCCAGGCCAAGCGGCTGGAAGACGTGCTCCAGTTCCGCCGCATGGTGGAGCCGGACATGGCCGCCCTGGCGGCGGCCAACGCCACGGAGCGCGAGATCGAGGAGATGAAGATCCTGGTCTTCGACCAGCAGCGCCGCCAGCTCGCGGGCGCGGACGACACGGACCTGGACGAGGCCTTCCACATGCTCCTCGCCCGGGCGAGCGGCAACGAGGTCCTGGCAGCGGCCATGGCCGCGCTGGCCGACATGGTCGCCGAGAGCCGCTCCGAGCATCTGCAAAGCCCCAGACGGCGCCACGATTCACTGGAAAGCCACCTGCGCATCATCGACGCCGTCGAAAAGCGCGATGCGACTGCCTGCAAGCGGCTCATGGAAGAACATCTCGAACGCATCGAGGCCGACGTCCTGGGCGCGGCCCCGGATGCCGTGCAGTAA
- a CDS encoding sulfite exporter TauE/SafE family protein, producing the protein MVGFALFYAFGGAVAGLFAGLLGIGGGLIVVPLMACILPHEGVPAPLVMHVALGTSMASIIFTTISSTISHNRRGAVNWPLAGRIVLGILVGSYLGSLLASHLPSDLLKGVFAVFLCFAAARMLLGSSAKAARPLPGKTGLLGAGGIIGTISSMVGIGGGTLSVPYFAWNSVPMHEAIGTSAALGLPLALAGTIGYVANGLHESGLPAHSLGYVDLPALAAIVCLSVVTAPLGARMAHALPVGRLRKIFAVLLLFLAVRMIVSIF; encoded by the coding sequence ATGGTCGGCTTCGCTCTCTTCTATGCCTTCGGCGGCGCGGTTGCCGGCCTCTTCGCCGGTCTTCTGGGAATCGGCGGCGGGCTCATCGTGGTGCCGCTCATGGCCTGCATCCTGCCCCACGAGGGCGTGCCCGCGCCCCTGGTCATGCACGTGGCCCTCGGCACGTCCATGGCCAGCATCATCTTCACCACCATCTCGAGCACCATCTCGCACAACAGGCGGGGCGCGGTGAACTGGCCGCTCGCGGGCCGCATCGTGCTGGGCATCCTGGTCGGCTCGTACCTCGGCTCCCTCCTGGCCTCGCACCTGCCCTCGGACCTCCTGAAGGGCGTCTTCGCGGTCTTTCTCTGCTTCGCGGCCGCGCGCATGCTCCTCGGCTCCTCCGCCAAGGCCGCGCGCCCCCTGCCGGGCAAGACGGGGCTGCTCGGCGCGGGCGGGATCATCGGAACCATCTCGAGCATGGTCGGCATCGGCGGCGGCACCCTCTCCGTGCCCTATTTCGCCTGGAACAGCGTGCCCATGCACGAGGCCATCGGCACCTCGGCCGCCCTCGGCCTGCCCCTGGCCCTGGCCGGGACCATCGGCTACGTGGCCAACGGACTGCACGAGAGCGGCCTGCCCGCCCATTCCCTGGGCTACGTGGACCTGCCCGCCCTGGCCGCCATCGTCTGCCTGAGCGTGGTCACGGCGCCCCTGGGCGCGCGCATGGCCCACGCCCTGCCCGTGGGCAGGCTGAGGAAGATCTTCGCCGTGCTGCTCCTCTTCCTGGCCGTGCGCATGATCGTGAGCATCTTCTGA
- a CDS encoding ChbG/HpnK family deacetylase — translation MIVNADDFGLSDGICGAVAELMAAGAVTSTTVMTCADGAEERVRRHAALLKDQAGVHLQLTAGSPRLGAARTPSLVDESGAFHRRVPAGWNPDPAEVEAEWMAQVEALMAWGVQPTHLDGHHHIHVRPGLRKVLVRVARRFGLPVRAVTGEDVTALRTSGIACPDVFVRDYDEGERTVERFLRLTHGALERCGENGIVEIMVHPGLPEPELAKITSYAAERAEEWSSLRLSGARMAARSQGAKTTSYAALGRRR, via the coding sequence GTGATAGTGAATGCCGACGATTTCGGCCTGTCCGACGGCATCTGCGGGGCCGTGGCGGAACTCATGGCCGCCGGGGCGGTGACCTCGACCACGGTCATGACCTGCGCGGACGGGGCCGAGGAGCGGGTGCGCCGCCATGCCGCCCTGCTCAAGGACCAGGCGGGGGTCCATCTGCAGCTCACAGCGGGCAGTCCCCGCCTGGGGGCCGCGCGCACGCCTTCGCTGGTGGACGAGAGCGGGGCGTTTCACCGCCGCGTTCCCGCGGGCTGGAATCCGGACCCGGCCGAGGTCGAGGCCGAATGGATGGCCCAGGTCGAGGCCCTGATGGCCTGGGGCGTGCAGCCCACGCATCTGGACGGACATCACCACATCCACGTCCGGCCCGGCCTGCGCAAGGTCCTCGTGCGCGTGGCCCGGCGCTTCGGCCTTCCGGTGCGCGCCGTGACCGGCGAGGACGTGACGGCGCTGCGCACGAGCGGCATCGCCTGTCCGGACGTGTTCGTCAGGGACTACGACGAGGGCGAGAGGACGGTGGAGCGGTTCCTGCGCCTGACGCACGGCGCGCTCGAACGGTGCGGGGAGAACGGGATCGTGGAGATCATGGTCCATCCCGGGCTGCCCGAGCCGGAACTCGCGAAGATCACCAGCTACGCTGCCGAACGGGCCGAGGAATGGAGTTCGCTCCGGCTCTCGGGTGCGCGCATGGCCGCGCGCTCCCAGGGGGCGAAGACCACCTCCTACGCCGCCCTCGGCAGGCGCCGCTAG
- the clpB gene encoding ATP-dependent chaperone ClpB, translating to MDLNKFTQKSQEAVSEAQNVAVRFGHQQVDAPHLLLALVEQENGIVPSLLRKAGFDPKAYSNAVEAELGKMPKVSGPGAQPGQIYVTPALQEILLKAEQAARKMTDEYTSVEHIFLALCEQPSGTPVGRVNRTFGLDKDKVLAVLTQVRGSQRVTSANPEETYEALAKYGRDLVEEARKGKLDPVIGRDAEIRRCVRILSRRTKNNPVLIGEAGVGKTAIVEGLAQRILKADVPEGLKDKTIFSLDMGALIAGAKYRGEFEERLKAVLKEVQSSEGRILLFIDEIHTIVGAGKAEGAMDAGNLLKPMLARGELHCIGATTIDEYRKNIEKDPALERRFQPVMVEEPTVEDTVSILRGLRERFEVHHGVRIADAALVEAAVLSHRYITDRQLPDKAIDLIDEAAAMIRTEIDSMPTELDELNRRVLQLEIEREALRRETDEKSRDRLARLEKELVDLKEARDELMRQWENEKAGIEGVRKIKEEIERTRLEIEEAERALDYNKAAELRYSKLHTLEQQLLAAEGCEEGGEPCRRLLKEEVGPDDIAEIIARWTGIPVARLVEGEREKLLRLPEVLHARVVGQDEAVRAVSDAVLRARAGLKDPRRPIGSFIFLGPTGVGKTELCKTLAEALFDSEENMVRLDMSEYMEKHTVARLIGAPPGYVGYDEGGQLTEAVRRKPYAVVLFDEIEKAHPDVFNALLQILDDGRLTDSKGHTVDFKNTIIIMTSNIGSQYMIEGISPEGDFRPGVRDQVMADLRRGFRPEFLNRVDEIVLFKPLLPEQIKAIVELQVEGLRKRLAERKIELTLTDDAKDFIAHAAYDPVYGARPLKRYVSAHLETPLARKLIGGELGDGQTVTIGTDGEELTFSAS from the coding sequence ATGGATCTGAACAAGTTCACCCAGAAATCCCAGGAAGCCGTGTCCGAGGCCCAGAACGTGGCCGTGCGCTTCGGCCACCAGCAGGTCGACGCGCCCCATCTCCTGCTCGCCCTGGTGGAGCAGGAGAACGGCATCGTGCCGAGCCTGCTGCGCAAGGCGGGCTTCGACCCCAAGGCATATTCCAACGCCGTGGAGGCGGAGCTGGGCAAGATGCCCAAGGTCTCCGGCCCCGGCGCGCAGCCCGGCCAGATATACGTCACCCCGGCGCTGCAGGAGATCCTGCTCAAGGCCGAGCAGGCCGCGCGCAAGATGACCGACGAGTACACCTCGGTGGAGCACATCTTCCTGGCCCTGTGCGAGCAGCCTTCCGGCACCCCGGTGGGCCGCGTGAACCGCACCTTCGGCCTGGACAAGGACAAGGTCCTGGCCGTGCTCACCCAGGTGCGCGGCTCGCAGCGCGTGACCTCGGCCAACCCGGAGGAGACCTACGAGGCGCTCGCCAAGTACGGCCGCGACCTCGTGGAGGAGGCGCGCAAGGGCAAGCTCGACCCGGTCATCGGCCGCGATGCCGAGATCAGGCGCTGCGTGCGCATCCTCTCGCGCCGCACCAAAAACAACCCCGTGCTCATCGGCGAGGCGGGCGTGGGCAAGACCGCCATCGTCGAGGGGCTGGCCCAGCGCATCCTCAAGGCCGACGTGCCCGAGGGGCTGAAGGACAAGACCATCTTCTCCCTGGACATGGGCGCGCTCATCGCGGGCGCCAAGTACCGGGGCGAGTTCGAGGAGCGCCTGAAGGCCGTGCTCAAGGAGGTGCAGTCGTCCGAGGGCCGCATCCTCCTGTTCATCGACGAGATCCACACCATCGTCGGCGCGGGCAAGGCCGAGGGCGCCATGGACGCGGGCAACCTGCTGAAGCCGATGCTCGCGCGCGGCGAGCTGCACTGCATCGGCGCCACGACCATCGACGAGTACAGGAAGAACATCGAGAAGGACCCGGCGCTCGAGCGCCGCTTCCAGCCGGTCATGGTCGAGGAGCCTACGGTGGAGGACACCGTCTCCATCCTGCGCGGGCTCAGGGAGCGTTTCGAGGTCCACCACGGCGTGCGCATCGCGGACGCCGCGCTGGTCGAGGCGGCCGTGCTCTCGCACCGCTACATCACGGACCGCCAGCTCCCGGACAAGGCCATCGACCTCATCGACGAGGCCGCGGCCATGATCCGCACGGAGATCGACTCCATGCCCACGGAGCTCGACGAGCTGAACCGCCGCGTGCTCCAGCTCGAGATCGAGCGCGAGGCACTTAGGCGCGAGACCGACGAGAAGTCGCGCGACCGGCTGGCCAGGCTCGAGAAGGAGCTGGTGGACCTGAAGGAGGCCCGCGACGAGCTCATGCGGCAGTGGGAGAACGAGAAGGCCGGAATCGAGGGCGTGCGCAAGATCAAGGAAGAGATCGAGCGTACCCGGCTCGAGATCGAGGAGGCCGAGCGCGCCCTGGACTACAACAAGGCCGCGGAGCTGCGCTATTCCAAGCTGCACACCCTGGAGCAGCAGCTCCTGGCCGCCGAGGGCTGCGAGGAGGGCGGGGAGCCCTGCCGCAGGCTGCTCAAGGAAGAGGTCGGCCCGGACGACATCGCAGAGATAATCGCCCGCTGGACCGGCATCCCCGTGGCCCGTCTCGTGGAGGGCGAGCGCGAGAAGCTGCTGCGCCTGCCCGAGGTGCTGCATGCCCGCGTGGTCGGCCAGGACGAGGCCGTGCGCGCCGTGTCCGACGCCGTGCTGCGCGCCCGCGCCGGACTCAAGGACCCGCGCCGCCCCATCGGTTCCTTCATCTTTCTCGGCCCCACGGGCGTGGGCAAGACCGAGCTGTGCAAGACCCTGGCCGAGGCCCTGTTCGACTCCGAGGAGAACATGGTCCGCCTGGACATGAGCGAGTACATGGAGAAGCACACCGTGGCGCGCCTCATCGGGGCGCCTCCGGGGTACGTGGGCTACGACGAGGGCGGCCAGCTGACCGAGGCCGTGCGCCGCAAGCCCTACGCCGTGGTGCTCTTCGACGAGATCGAGAAGGCCCACCCGGACGTCTTCAACGCCTTGCTCCAGATCCTGGACGACGGGCGGCTGACCGACTCCAAGGGCCATACCGTGGACTTCAAGAACACGATCATCATCATGACCTCGAACATCGGCTCGCAGTACATGATCGAGGGCATCTCGCCCGAGGGCGACTTCAGGCCCGGCGTGCGCGACCAGGTCATGGCCGACCTGCGCCGTGGCTTCAGGCCGGAGTTCTTGAACCGCGTGGACGAGATCGTGCTCTTCAAGCCGCTTCTGCCCGAGCAGATCAAGGCCATCGTGGAACTGCAGGTGGAGGGGCTGCGCAAGCGACTGGCCGAGCGCAAGATCGAGCTCACGCTCACGGACGACGCCAAGGACTTCATCGCCCACGCGGCCTACGATCCGGTCTACGGCGCGCGGCCGCTCAAGCGCTACGTCTCCGCCCATCTGGAGACGCCGCTGGCCAGAAAGCTCATCGGCGGCGAGCTCGGCGACGGCCAGACCGTGACCATCGGCACCGACGGCGAGGAGCTGACCTTCTCGGCGTCGTAG
- a CDS encoding Ada metal-binding domain-containing protein: protein MSCIRKFVARRAPRLAWALVLALCLRAVAAAAGPYHGNVKSRIFHAPSCRYYDCGACSAVFSSREQALAAGYRPCKVCRP, encoded by the coding sequence ATGTCCTGCATCCGGAAGTTCGTCGCCCGGCGCGCGCCGCGCCTGGCCTGGGCCCTGGTCCTCGCCCTCTGCCTCCGTGCCGTGGCCGCCGCGGCCGGGCCGTACCACGGCAACGTGAAGAGCCGCATCTTCCACGCTCCGTCCTGCCGCTACTACGACTGCGGCGCGTGCAGCGCGGTCTTCTCCTCGCGGGAGCAGGCCCTGGCCGCGGGATACCGGCCCTGCAAGGTCTGCCGCCCCTAG
- a CDS encoding polysaccharide deacetylase family protein, with the protein MTQSLPVLMYHYVAEPANPIAVHPAIFEEQMRLLSAAGFRGVSLEEAHAFLVRGERLPGRPCLITFDDGYLDNLVYAWPLLEKYGHKGVVFAVTERLAEGPLRPTLRDVWAGRIKASGLPPVNSPFTVDELGLEVRRDLFISREEARAAEASGVLRIEPHGHTHISVFHKPDFHTFFKPSRKKRTFDGIAGRIVWGLPRFAEAPGLATHAYLPSDALYELALREVPQDDREALEFFKDARNEERLKAKVLAVPQEHWGRYETDREYAERVARDLTASVATLREVLGRDPVSIAWPWGAYTNTAREIAQGLGIEMFFCTRAGANPPGAPLAVHRFKARPKAGLWLRSRLEIYSRPWLARLYAVLH; encoded by the coding sequence ATGACGCAGAGCCTTCCCGTCCTCATGTACCACTATGTGGCCGAACCTGCGAACCCGATCGCGGTGCACCCGGCCATTTTCGAGGAACAGATGCGGCTCCTTTCCGCCGCGGGCTTCCGGGGCGTGTCCCTGGAGGAGGCGCACGCCTTCCTGGTCCGGGGCGAAAGGCTGCCCGGCCGCCCCTGCCTGATCACCTTCGACGACGGCTACCTGGACAACCTGGTCTACGCCTGGCCGCTCCTGGAAAAGTACGGCCACAAGGGCGTCGTCTTCGCGGTCACCGAGCGTCTGGCCGAGGGGCCGCTGCGCCCCACGCTGCGCGACGTCTGGGCCGGACGCATAAAGGCCTCCGGGCTGCCGCCGGTGAACAGCCCCTTCACGGTCGACGAGCTGGGCCTCGAGGTACGCCGCGACCTCTTCATCTCCCGCGAGGAAGCGCGGGCCGCCGAGGCTTCCGGGGTGCTGCGCATCGAGCCGCACGGGCACACGCACATCTCGGTCTTCCATAAACCGGATTTCCATACCTTTTTCAAGCCCTCCCGGAAGAAGCGCACCTTCGACGGGATCGCGGGCCGCATCGTCTGGGGACTGCCCCGGTTCGCCGAGGCCCCGGGGCTGGCCACGCACGCCTATCTGCCCTCGGACGCGCTCTACGAGCTGGCCCTGCGTGAGGTGCCGCAGGACGACCGCGAGGCGCTGGAATTCTTCAAGGACGCGCGAAACGAGGAGCGGCTGAAGGCCAAGGTCCTGGCCGTCCCCCAGGAGCACTGGGGCCGCTACGAGACGGACCGGGAATACGCGGAGCGCGTCGCCCGCGACCTCACGGCCTCGGTCGCGACGCTTCGCGAGGTGCTCGGCCGCGACCCGGTGTCGATCGCCTGGCCCTGGGGGGCGTACACGAACACGGCGCGGGAGATCGCGCAGGGGCTCGGCATCGAGATGTTCTTCTGCACCCGCGCGGGCGCGAACCCGCCGGGCGCGCCCCTGGCCGTGCACCGCTTCAAGGCCCGGCCCAAGGCCGGGCTCTGGCTTCGTTCGCGCCTGGAGATTTACTCCCGCCCCTGGCTGGCCCGGCTCTACGCCGTCCTCCACTGA
- a CDS encoding helix-turn-helix transcriptional regulator: MDEQSSRLHASNNDSAELLLDLSKVGRKTALRTWLIYHGISEKTIARKLSVSASTVTRLLSGERRSQSMLKALVDMGIPRDLLDE; the protein is encoded by the coding sequence ATGGACGAACAATCGTCGAGGCTCCATGCCTCGAATAACGACTCAGCCGAGCTCCTGCTCGACCTCAGCAAAGTCGGGCGCAAGACAGCGCTGCGTACCTGGCTCATATACCACGGAATCTCCGAAAAGACGATCGCCAGAAAGCTCAGTGTCAGCGCATCCACTGTCACGCGCCTGCTCTCCGGGGAGCGACGCTCGCAAAGCATGCTCAAGGCCCTGGTGGACATGGGCATCCCCCGCGACCTGCTCGATGAATAG
- a CDS encoding DnaJ C-terminal domain-containing protein → MSVKYKDYYDLLGVKRSSTQEEISKAFKKLARKHHPDLNPNDKQAEERFKEINEAYEVLKDPEKRKLYDSLGPNWQSGQDFRPPPGYEDTHFQFRGGPGGGGGAGDFSDFFEFLFGGAAGGAGARFSGGQGGFENIFRQAGGAGGGFSGGAYSGGPRTRRGSDAEATLDLTLEEAYSGGRKSISLSVQEAGPDGMPHLATKTLQVNIPPGVRTGQRIRLAGQGNPGFGGGAAGDLFLRVNLLPHPRYTVEDVNLVLDLPLAPWEAALGATVRVPTLDGAVEMRIPAGTGSGQKLRMRGKGLSGPQGRGDLFVRVMVKVPQAASPEEKELWEKLRETSSFNPRNF, encoded by the coding sequence ATGAGCGTGAAATACAAGGATTACTACGACCTTCTCGGCGTCAAGCGGAGCTCCACGCAGGAGGAGATCTCCAAGGCTTTCAAGAAGCTTGCCCGCAAGCATCACCCGGACCTGAACCCCAACGACAAGCAGGCCGAGGAGCGGTTCAAGGAGATCAACGAGGCGTACGAGGTCCTGAAGGACCCCGAGAAGCGCAAGCTCTACGACTCGCTCGGACCAAACTGGCAATCCGGCCAGGACTTCCGGCCGCCTCCGGGCTACGAGGACACCCACTTCCAGTTCCGCGGCGGCCCGGGCGGTGGGGGCGGAGCCGGGGACTTCTCGGACTTCTTCGAGTTCCTTTTCGGCGGCGCGGCCGGGGGCGCGGGAGCGCGCTTCTCCGGCGGCCAGGGCGGGTTCGAGAACATCTTCCGCCAGGCTGGCGGTGCGGGCGGCGGCTTTTCCGGCGGGGCCTACTCCGGCGGGCCGCGCACCCGGCGCGGCTCGGACGCCGAGGCGACCCTCGACCTGACCCTCGAGGAGGCCTACAGCGGCGGTCGCAAGTCCATCTCGCTCTCGGTCCAGGAGGCCGGGCCGGACGGCATGCCGCATTTGGCCACCAAGACGCTGCAGGTCAACATTCCCCCGGGCGTGCGCACGGGCCAGCGCATCCGGCTGGCCGGACAGGGCAACCCCGGATTCGGCGGCGGCGCCGCAGGGGACCTCTTCCTGCGGGTCAATCTGCTGCCGCATCCGCGCTACACCGTGGAGGACGTGAACCTCGTCCTGGACCTGCCGCTGGCCCCCTGGGAGGCGGCGCTGGGCGCCACGGTACGCGTGCCCACCCTGGACGGCGCGGTCGAGATGCGCATTCCCGCGGGCACGGGCAGCGGCCAGAAGCTGCGTATGCGTGGCAAGGGCCTCTCCGGGCCGCAGGGCAGGGGCGACCTCTTCGTGCGCGTCATGGTCAAGGTGCCGCAGGCCGCCTCGCCGGAGGAGAAGGAACTCTGGGAGAAGCTGCGCGAGACCTCGTCCTTCAACCCCAGGAACTTCTAG
- a CDS encoding chaperone modulator CbpM, with translation MNESDNLPAPSALIAWAEVLEIAHIGTDRIAEIIELGWIEPVRSGEDFLFHPEDVYRMKKLNRLCNDIGMSTMAGTIVVDLIERVEELEARISELRRLL, from the coding sequence ATGAACGAGAGCGACAACCTGCCCGCCCCCTCCGCGCTGATCGCCTGGGCCGAGGTGCTGGAGATCGCCCACATCGGCACCGACCGCATCGCCGAGATCATCGAGCTCGGCTGGATAGAGCCCGTGAGGAGCGGCGAGGACTTCCTCTTCCACCCCGAGGACGTCTACCGCATGAAGAAGCTGAACCGGCTGTGCAACGACATCGGCATGTCGACCATGGCCGGAACCATAGTCGTCGATCTCATCGAGCGCGTCGAGGAACTCGAGGCGCGCATCAGCGAACTCAGGCGCCTGCTGTAG